From the genome of Sphingobacterium kitahiroshimense, one region includes:
- a CDS encoding biliverdin-producing heme oxygenase translates to MLNLKIKEATKNGHQELEKNVIFKLKAIENNLDYADVLKYFYAYFNAAEGNIEAALPASLASYYATRRNASHVAKDIIELGGSLENLPEVVLPTISTKNQAIGALYVLEGSIMGGPHIVKMLQHRGINSGFNFFNGYGDQLMEKWAEFTAIINAEVAENDEQEAIDAALATFEAFTNTFNSKAVIS, encoded by the coding sequence ATGTTAAACTTAAAAATCAAAGAAGCCACAAAAAATGGCCATCAAGAGTTAGAAAAAAATGTTATTTTTAAATTGAAGGCTATTGAAAATAACTTAGATTATGCAGACGTATTGAAATATTTCTATGCTTATTTCAATGCTGCAGAAGGAAACATTGAAGCGGCATTACCAGCAAGCTTAGCGTCTTACTATGCCACACGCAGAAATGCATCACATGTTGCCAAAGATATCATTGAACTAGGTGGTAGTTTAGAAAACTTACCTGAAGTTGTGTTACCGACGATCAGCACAAAAAACCAAGCTATCGGTGCTCTTTATGTACTAGAGGGATCTATCATGGGCGGGCCACATATTGTCAAAATGCTTCAACATAGAGGTATCAATTCGGGATTTAACTTTTTTAATGGTTATGGTGACCAATTAATGGAAAAATGGGCGGAGTTTACTGCAATAATCAATGCAGAAGTTGCCGAAAATGACGAGCAAGAAGCTATCGATGCTGCATTAGCGACATTTGAAGCATTTACCAATACATTTAATTCAAAAGCAGTTATCTCGTAA
- a CDS encoding HmuY family protein: MKLSIKILFYSCIATVFTSCFKPNIEPDILADGKSTIIKDLAGDVNAYVGAGVGGGNPKETRDFYTFLFRFSDQNQTWLKNHTDSVTNFSKTDWDLAFTGQYNGTLFINDGTMENNPAYGNPSRHRVVLIKKPYDQVDSAPADIEFENSKINAFGIIMDAESSGWYDYNIQRHLVQAMPDRTYVIRLSNGKYVKLQMISVYQGIHNFTPITDLYWPAPYFTFRYFIQEDGTKNLKTSNL; the protein is encoded by the coding sequence ATGAAATTATCCATAAAAATACTCTTTTATAGTTGCATAGCAACAGTGTTTACTTCATGTTTTAAACCTAACATTGAGCCAGACATCTTAGCTGACGGAAAAAGTACGATCATAAAAGATCTTGCTGGTGATGTAAATGCTTATGTCGGAGCTGGTGTCGGTGGCGGAAACCCCAAAGAAACAAGAGACTTTTATACTTTCCTATTTCGGTTTTCAGATCAAAACCAGACTTGGTTAAAAAATCATACCGATTCGGTAACGAACTTTTCAAAAACAGATTGGGATCTTGCCTTTACAGGACAATACAATGGAACACTTTTTATAAATGATGGAACGATGGAAAATAATCCCGCTTACGGAAATCCATCAAGACACCGCGTTGTACTGATTAAAAAGCCATATGACCAAGTCGATTCAGCTCCTGCGGATATTGAATTTGAAAACTCAAAAATAAATGCATTCGGTATTATTATGGATGCCGAGTCGTCAGGCTGGTATGATTATAATATACAGCGTCATTTGGTACAGGCCATGCCTGACCGCACCTATGTCATCCGTTTAAGTAATGGAAAATATGTCAAGCTACAAATGATCAGTGTATATCAGGGTATTCACAATTTTACGCCTATTACTGACCTTTACTGGCCTGCCCCCTACTTTACTTTCCGATATTTCATACAAGAAGATGGAACAAAAAATTTAAAAACGAGTAATTTATAA
- a CDS encoding TonB-dependent receptor, producing the protein MKTTHYLCLLFSFLFLIGKSNSVLAQQNAQFQGLIVDELQRPLADVSILIEPDRSTTKTDNRGNFIVKKLYAGTYTYTLSAIGYETLTGSIELIAKDKQLHRFQLHKSNQVLDEALVTQEIQNRPTLIDPKNSAMPVTIIDRKAIELMGSRRLDEVLKEQTGIAIVNNTAGGNRSVGVQLQGFSSEYVMILIDGQPMLGRSSGNFDLSRISVTNIERIEIIKGASSCLYGSDALGGAINIITRLGKVTPQMHANINYGSFNVLDATLEGETSFNKNRGTALLSTNYYRTDGFNTNKKFQSSGTTVPPYQTFSIQGKVRHQLKDNQHFIGASGRYNYRQSDMHRGYGQDFSTLDQQKETDINASLFYDSRWNERWKSLSTYYVSHYQSDNKVTAQQNNANLASDNFTQMVHRLEQQFAYQSEGLNVTMGLGGAIEAMDLAENFDNKNQKNFFLYTQANKTIGEKTTVVAGLRYDQTDNYGGRLNPSLGVTYQLLPQLALKTGIGTGFKAPDFKTRYQVFYNPAANYYVIGNEVLNSTLDEMDAAGQISERRNYIINQLDGNLKAEHNTSINAGLIWKPLTNTTVEVNVFRHQLKNQINSIQVATGMQNMAIYSYQNLPKSVNKGFDISFSTRVLEKITINAGYQYLIAKDMSVVDSIKQGNWPFNTLRDPKTGETFTPTSKDYWGLENRSRHQFNIGAIYQAPWNLTINARANYRGKYAFSDANGNHFIDRFDTFVNQHILYNATIEKKFDKLPLTVRVTGENLGNYINYLIPGQIGRSVSFGLSYRLIK; encoded by the coding sequence TTGAAGACAACACACTATCTATGCCTGCTATTTAGTTTTCTTTTTCTGATCGGGAAAAGCAATTCAGTGCTTGCACAACAGAATGCGCAATTTCAAGGGCTTATTGTGGATGAATTACAAAGACCGTTGGCAGATGTTAGTATTTTAATCGAACCAGACCGATCTACGACAAAAACAGATAATCGGGGAAATTTCATAGTCAAAAAATTATATGCCGGAACATATACTTATACTTTAAGTGCAATTGGATATGAAACCTTAACTGGCTCCATTGAGTTGATCGCAAAAGACAAGCAGTTACATCGCTTCCAGCTTCATAAATCGAATCAAGTTTTAGATGAAGCATTGGTTACGCAAGAGATTCAAAACCGTCCAACATTAATTGATCCTAAGAACTCCGCTATGCCGGTTACTATTATCGACAGGAAGGCAATTGAACTTATGGGGAGTAGACGTTTGGACGAGGTCTTAAAAGAACAGACAGGTATTGCTATTGTTAACAATACTGCTGGCGGTAACCGTTCTGTAGGTGTGCAGCTTCAGGGATTCTCTAGTGAATACGTCATGATCCTCATTGACGGACAGCCGATGCTCGGCAGAAGTTCCGGTAACTTTGACTTATCACGTATTTCGGTAACAAATATAGAACGTATAGAGATTATCAAAGGGGCTTCTTCTTGTCTTTATGGGAGTGATGCACTGGGAGGAGCGATCAATATCATCACCCGTTTAGGGAAAGTAACTCCTCAAATGCATGCAAATATTAACTATGGAAGCTTCAACGTATTGGATGCAACTTTAGAAGGTGAGACTTCCTTTAATAAAAATAGAGGAACAGCTTTACTATCTACGAATTACTACCGTACGGATGGTTTTAATACAAACAAAAAATTTCAGTCAAGCGGAACCACAGTCCCACCCTACCAAACTTTTTCCATCCAGGGAAAAGTAAGACATCAATTGAAAGATAATCAGCATTTCATTGGCGCTTCAGGGCGTTATAACTATCGCCAATCCGATATGCACCGTGGTTACGGACAAGATTTCAGCACGCTAGATCAACAAAAAGAGACTGACATCAATGCTTCATTGTTCTACGATAGCCGTTGGAATGAACGCTGGAAATCGCTTTCTACCTATTACGTATCGCATTATCAATCCGATAATAAAGTAACAGCACAGCAAAACAATGCCAATTTAGCTTCAGACAATTTCACACAGATGGTCCATCGTCTGGAACAACAATTTGCTTATCAGTCAGAAGGCTTAAATGTGACTATGGGACTAGGTGGCGCTATAGAAGCTATGGATCTTGCTGAAAATTTTGACAACAAAAATCAGAAGAACTTCTTTTTATATACCCAAGCGAATAAAACAATCGGAGAAAAAACCACTGTTGTTGCAGGATTGCGCTATGACCAGACAGACAATTACGGAGGGCGATTAAACCCAAGTTTAGGTGTGACCTATCAATTACTGCCTCAGCTTGCTTTGAAAACAGGTATAGGAACTGGATTTAAAGCACCTGACTTCAAGACCCGTTATCAAGTGTTTTACAACCCTGCTGCCAATTACTACGTTATCGGCAATGAAGTTTTAAACAGTACTCTGGATGAAATGGATGCCGCAGGACAAATTTCTGAACGTCGCAATTACATCATCAATCAACTTGATGGTAACTTAAAAGCCGAGCACAACACCTCAATCAATGCAGGTTTGATCTGGAAGCCGTTAACGAATACAACAGTAGAAGTCAATGTATTTCGTCATCAGCTTAAAAATCAAATCAATAGTATACAGGTTGCTACAGGTATGCAAAACATGGCGATTTATTCGTATCAAAATTTACCAAAGTCAGTCAATAAAGGATTTGACATATCTTTTTCTACTCGGGTGTTAGAAAAAATCACAATCAATGCAGGCTATCAATACCTGATTGCGAAAGATATGAGTGTTGTTGACAGCATAAAACAAGGGAATTGGCCATTTAATACCTTAAGAGATCCAAAGACCGGAGAGACATTTACGCCAACATCAAAAGACTACTGGGGCTTAGAAAACAGATCAAGACATCAATTCAACATAGGTGCAATTTATCAAGCTCCTTGGAATCTGACAATAAATGCACGTGCTAACTACAGAGGGAAGTATGCATTTTCAGATGCAAATGGCAATCATTTTATTGATCGTTTTGACACATTTGTCAATCAGCATATTCTCTATAATGCAACTATTGAAAAAAAGTTTGACAAACTTCCTTTAACTGTCCGGGTGACTGGAGAAAACCTCGGAAACTATATTAATTATTTAATTCCAGGCCAAATTGGTCGAAGTGTATCCTTTGGCCTATCCTACAGATTAATAAAGTAA
- a CDS encoding heme/hemin ABC transporter substrate-binding protein gives MKKILNNFALIIILWSSYTVAIAQGNTPKRIVSLSGSLTEIVDALGLGANLVAVDVTSDYPSYVKEIPKVSKNRSITAEGIASFRPDIVLGFEGEVSAAVLAQFKTLSISCVLFKQEFSEAGLTGLVRKVGQSLNVTTKGNQVADQLSKDLKSAIAKGKSSKATKMMFVYARGAGAMSVSGSGTAVDAVIKLAGAQNVMKGFTGYKTYNTEALVQANPEVILLFDFGMSSLGGKEAILKLPGVNLTTAGKNKRVIAMDASLLNGFSMRLPQAIQQLHEKLFGK, from the coding sequence ATGAAGAAAATATTAAATAATTTTGCGCTTATCATCATTTTATGGTCTAGCTATACAGTAGCTATAGCACAGGGCAACACGCCAAAAAGAATTGTTTCCTTAAGTGGAAGTTTGACGGAAATTGTTGATGCATTAGGGCTAGGTGCTAATCTAGTGGCTGTTGATGTGACAAGCGATTATCCAAGTTATGTGAAAGAGATTCCTAAAGTGAGCAAAAACAGATCAATTACGGCTGAAGGAATTGCTTCATTTCGTCCAGATATCGTACTAGGTTTTGAAGGAGAGGTCAGTGCGGCTGTATTGGCGCAATTTAAGACCTTGAGTATTTCATGTGTTTTGTTTAAACAGGAATTTTCTGAGGCAGGATTAACAGGATTGGTTCGCAAAGTAGGACAATCTTTAAATGTTACTACAAAGGGAAATCAGGTTGCAGATCAATTATCGAAAGATCTAAAGTCGGCAATTGCGAAGGGGAAATCGAGTAAAGCAACTAAAATGATGTTTGTATATGCACGTGGGGCAGGAGCAATGAGTGTATCTGGTTCAGGAACTGCCGTTGATGCGGTAATCAAGTTAGCCGGTGCTCAAAATGTGATGAAAGGTTTTACAGGATACAAAACATATAATACAGAAGCTTTAGTTCAGGCCAATCCGGAAGTTATTTTGTTATTTGATTTTGGAATGTCCAGTTTAGGAGGAAAAGAAGCTATTTTGAAGTTACCAGGTGTTAACTTAACTACAGCAGGTAAAAATAAAAGAGTAATTGCTATGGATGCATCCTTGTTAAATGGTTTCAGTATGCGTTTACCACAGGCGATACAGCAGTTGCACGAAAAATTATTTGGAAAATAG
- a CDS encoding FecCD family ABC transporter permease: MKNTLIYTLLSILLIIVVIFSLGMGSISVSFWDVCSILLYKIGLKASSGIDELTVNVLEQIRLPRILMGIAVGAALGISGAAIQGIFRNPLAEPGLMGISSGASFFAALVISFEGLLLPMISASLGYYVLAFAAFLGATLTVLIVYRISMNNGKSHIATMLLAGVAMNAFAGALTGLLSYLATEQQLRSITFWSLGSLAGASWENIKVLYPCVLISLVILPLFAKQLNVFALGESQAEMMGVNTSRLKIVVILFSTLAVGAAVAFSGVISFVGLLVPHAIRLIGGVDNRYVLVASSIAGALVLTLADLLSRLIIQPLELPIGVITALLGTPVFLFILIRDKNKI, from the coding sequence ATGAAAAATACCTTAATTTACACGCTACTCAGCATATTACTTATTATCGTAGTCATATTTTCATTAGGGATGGGATCGATTTCGGTTTCCTTTTGGGATGTTTGCTCTATACTGTTATATAAGATAGGTCTTAAAGCTTCATCAGGTATTGATGAGCTGACTGTGAATGTCTTGGAGCAAATACGATTACCTAGAATTCTAATGGGAATTGCAGTTGGTGCAGCTTTAGGAATCAGTGGAGCAGCTATCCAAGGTATATTTCGAAATCCATTAGCGGAACCTGGCTTAATGGGAATTTCTTCAGGCGCTTCTTTCTTTGCCGCACTCGTTATCTCTTTCGAAGGCTTGTTACTTCCCATGATTTCTGCAAGCCTGGGTTATTACGTTCTGGCATTTGCCGCGTTTTTAGGAGCAACATTGACAGTGCTTATTGTTTATCGTATATCCATGAACAATGGGAAATCTCATATTGCAACCATGCTTTTAGCAGGTGTTGCTATGAATGCATTTGCAGGAGCCTTAACGGGATTATTGAGTTATTTAGCAACTGAACAACAATTACGTTCCATCACCTTTTGGTCATTGGGCAGTTTAGCGGGAGCATCATGGGAAAATATTAAAGTATTGTATCCCTGTGTCTTGATTTCTTTAGTTATTCTACCTCTTTTTGCGAAACAATTGAATGTTTTTGCTTTAGGAGAATCTCAAGCTGAAATGATGGGCGTCAATACAAGCCGGTTGAAAATTGTTGTTATTTTGTTTTCAACATTGGCAGTAGGAGCAGCTGTTGCATTTTCCGGAGTTATCAGCTTCGTGGGTTTATTAGTGCCGCATGCAATCCGGTTGATTGGTGGTGTTGATAATCGTTACGTGCTCGTGGCATCAAGTATTGCCGGAGCATTGGTACTCACACTTGCTGATCTGCTTTCGCGCTTAATTATTCAGCCATTGGAACTTCCTATTGGGGTTATTACAGCATTATTGGGTACTCCAGTTTTCTTATTTATCCTGATCAGAGACAAGAATAAAATCTAG
- a CDS encoding heme ABC transporter ATP-binding protein, producing the protein MLQVQSLSYEIKGRPILRDIDISIQKGEFYAIVGANGAGKTSLLRMLASDLKPAKGEILFKGKPLRSYSLKELAYARAFLHQSNSMAMAFTVEEVVRMGRYHLKASQEQHNVAIAECMRICEVEHLGDRKIQQLSGGEQQRVHFARVLAQVWDQKDVLLLLDEPVASMDIQFQHQTLAIAKALTAVGFSVVAILHELNLVAQYADRVLMLKSGRKWWEGAPIEVLKPENIYAIFGVQTKVSTDMATLTPSVQTCTVHYSAAKFNSNYKHELAMELKEKYENYKKDNPKARIYDCAKALKVSEAQLLLTQLSDDVVLLKDDIWAILQELPRLGHVMALTRNDACVHERKGTYPTPSNEGHVVLFHNDDIDLRVFIQNWAYAFAVKVKDLLSIQFFDTAGLAVHKVYLIKDSNPIAVYEELVNSYRAADQTYFTINVPAVLSDISIPDTEIAVDSFQSDWLNMKDSHEFFGILRKYSLQRTQALRLAPSGFAEQLPLERFTEILNQASEQDVPVMVFVSNKGCIQIHSGLIKKLVTMENWFNVLDPQFNLHLNMDAIDQIWQVRKPSTDGDVNALEVYDKQGNLIVQLFGKRKPGIPELESWRSLLQGQKV; encoded by the coding sequence ATGCTACAAGTACAATCACTATCATACGAAATCAAAGGGCGTCCCATTTTAAGGGATATTGATATCTCTATTCAAAAAGGCGAATTTTACGCAATTGTAGGAGCAAATGGAGCCGGAAAAACATCTTTGTTACGTATGTTGGCTTCCGATCTGAAACCTGCAAAGGGAGAAATATTGTTTAAAGGCAAACCACTTCGTTCTTACTCATTGAAAGAACTTGCTTATGCGAGAGCTTTCCTACACCAGTCCAATAGTATGGCTATGGCGTTTACTGTCGAGGAGGTCGTCCGTATGGGACGCTATCATTTGAAAGCATCTCAGGAGCAACACAACGTGGCTATAGCAGAGTGTATGCGCATCTGTGAAGTCGAACATCTGGGCGATAGAAAAATACAGCAACTGTCGGGTGGAGAGCAGCAACGTGTTCATTTTGCAAGGGTATTGGCACAGGTGTGGGACCAGAAAGACGTTTTGTTATTATTAGATGAGCCTGTAGCGAGTATGGATATCCAATTTCAACATCAAACACTAGCCATTGCGAAAGCTTTGACTGCTGTTGGGTTTAGTGTTGTCGCCATATTACATGAACTGAATCTTGTTGCACAGTATGCCGATCGTGTATTGATGCTCAAATCGGGTAGGAAATGGTGGGAGGGAGCTCCTATTGAAGTGCTCAAGCCTGAAAATATATATGCTATATTTGGTGTGCAAACAAAAGTGAGTACTGATATGGCTACGCTGACACCGTCTGTACAAACCTGTACAGTACATTATTCAGCAGCAAAATTTAATTCAAATTATAAACATGAACTGGCGATGGAATTAAAAGAAAAGTACGAAAATTATAAAAAAGATAATCCTAAGGCAAGGATTTACGACTGTGCAAAAGCACTTAAGGTAAGTGAAGCACAGCTTCTATTGACACAATTGTCAGATGATGTGGTATTACTTAAGGATGATATTTGGGCTATTTTGCAGGAATTACCGCGCTTAGGGCATGTTATGGCTTTGACACGTAATGATGCATGTGTTCATGAAAGAAAAGGAACGTATCCCACACCTTCCAATGAGGGGCATGTCGTATTATTTCATAATGATGATATTGACCTACGCGTTTTTATTCAGAATTGGGCTTATGCATTTGCTGTAAAAGTTAAAGATCTTTTGAGTATCCAGTTCTTTGATACAGCGGGATTAGCTGTTCATAAAGTTTATTTGATCAAAGACTCTAATCCGATTGCTGTTTATGAAGAACTTGTAAATTCTTATCGTGCTGCAGACCAGACGTATTTTACAATCAATGTTCCCGCAGTTTTAAGCGATATCTCGATTCCAGATACGGAAATTGCTGTCGATAGTTTTCAGTCAGATTGGCTCAATATGAAGGATAGCCATGAATTCTTTGGTATTTTACGTAAATATAGCTTACAGCGGACACAGGCATTACGTCTGGCACCTTCTGGTTTCGCAGAGCAATTGCCATTAGAGCGATTTACAGAAATCTTAAACCAGGCTTCAGAACAGGACGTTCCTGTCATGGTTTTTGTTAGCAATAAAGGCTGTATACAGATACATTCGGGATTGATCAAGAAACTTGTAACGATGGAGAATTGGTTTAATGTACTAGATCCACAGTTTAATCTGCATCTTAATATGGATGCGATTGACCAAATATGGCAGGTTAGAAAACCTTCTACGGATGGTGATGTAAACGCATTGGAAGTTTACGACAAGCAGGGAAATCTAATTGTTCAACTTTTTGGGAAACGAAAACCGGGTATTCCTGAACTAGAATCATGGCGTTCGCTATTGCAAGGTCAAAAGGTATAA
- a CDS encoding helix-turn-helix transcriptional regulator, translated as MIIKAKIKQHNEWLFWEELPEISSINTILSEKHIAINKSPINISTYQILSRGLFVLCADMRVSAPVDIISEIEGEAVVSQFILSKSESAHGFTFSKHNIRYIPSLYEEHPIQSNQDFLYFMVIMTPELYQNMISIHTPLHLEFKEKMKEKKVISIVEEDLFVTTEMKGIIDSIRTTTNKNELKQIFVNARILELIMLQFEQFSFISDKLTDLLKIEDVQKLEEAQRILRNNFVNPPTHKQLSKLVLLNEFKLRNGFKQHFGTTIYNYITRIRMEEAKRLILNENKNMYEVSTIVGFKHQASFTHAFKKYYGLLPSEISR; from the coding sequence ATGATTATAAAAGCAAAGATAAAACAACATAATGAATGGCTATTTTGGGAAGAGCTTCCTGAGATCAGCTCGATCAATACCATTTTATCCGAAAAGCATATTGCAATCAATAAAAGCCCGATAAATATCAGTACCTATCAGATCCTGAGCAGAGGCTTGTTTGTGCTCTGCGCGGATATGCGTGTTTCAGCTCCCGTAGATATTATCTCGGAGATAGAAGGTGAAGCTGTCGTGAGCCAATTTATCCTTAGTAAATCAGAATCTGCGCATGGATTTACTTTCAGTAAACATAACATACGTTACATTCCTTCTCTTTACGAAGAGCATCCGATTCAGAGCAATCAGGACTTCCTGTATTTTATGGTCATCATGACACCTGAACTCTATCAGAATATGATCAGCATACATACGCCACTTCATTTGGAATTCAAAGAGAAGATGAAGGAAAAGAAAGTGATCTCCATTGTCGAAGAAGATCTTTTTGTTACCACAGAAATGAAGGGGATTATTGATAGTATTCGTACCACGACAAATAAAAATGAATTGAAACAGATATTTGTCAATGCGCGCATTCTCGAACTCATCATGCTTCAGTTTGAACAGTTCAGTTTCATCAGCGATAAACTTACGGATCTTTTAAAGATCGAAGATGTTCAAAAACTGGAAGAGGCACAGCGGATCCTTCGCAATAATTTTGTCAATCCGCCAACACACAAGCAATTATCAAAATTAGTACTATTGAATGAGTTTAAACTTCGCAATGGCTTTAAACAACATTTTGGTACTACCATTTACAACTACATCACACGTATCCGAATGGAGGAGGCAAAACGTCTGATTTTAAATGAAAACAAAAACATGTATGAGGTGAGTACGATCGTGGGTTTTAAACATCAGGCTAGCTTTACACATGCATTTAAAAAATATTACGGCTTACTCCCTTCAGAAATAAGCCGTTAA
- a CDS encoding S-adenosylmethionine decarboxylase family protein — protein MNEQYKPGTHQLLTLQVNDINLLTDMSNFLDFTIHQINDHGLKIVGISSHEFDSKGFTVAICLMESHICIHTWPEFSQLTLDIYLCNYLKDNTKKVLELGEVFKHYFDASVLNETIVNR, from the coding sequence ATGAACGAACAGTATAAGCCAGGAACCCATCAATTATTAACACTTCAGGTGAATGATATTAATCTATTAACCGATATGTCGAATTTTTTAGATTTTACAATACATCAAATAAATGATCATGGTCTGAAAATTGTCGGAATCTCATCTCATGAATTTGACAGTAAAGGTTTCACAGTAGCTATATGTTTGATGGAATCACATATCTGTATCCATACATGGCCTGAGTTTTCACAGCTTACACTAGATATTTATTTATGTAATTATCTCAAGGATAATACGAAGAAAGTTCTTGAGCTAGGGGAGGTTTTTAAGCATTATTTTGATGCATCAGTATTGAATGAAACCATTGTTAATCGATAG
- a CDS encoding DUF350 domain-containing protein, which translates to MNYEIFYKGIAASIVYSIIGIVVFIFAYWVIERLTPEKSWQEIVKNKNIALAIVFAAFILGISIIIAAAIHG; encoded by the coding sequence ATGAATTATGAAATCTTTTACAAAGGAATAGCGGCATCTATTGTCTATTCTATAATCGGAATTGTCGTTTTTATATTTGCTTATTGGGTTATAGAGAGGTTAACACCTGAAAAATCATGGCAAGAAATCGTTAAAAACAAAAATATTGCATTAGCGATTGTTTTTGCTGCATTCATTCTAGGCATATCGATTATTATTGCGGCAGCTATTCATGGATAA
- a CDS encoding polyamine aminopropyltransferase, with protein sequence MDKKKNLPIFLLISVFIIATCGLIYELVAGALASYLLGDSVKQFSFIIGTYLFAMGVGSFFAKYIVKNLLDRFIDIELLIGIIGGTSSVILFLLFQQVEHFQLILYLFVFLTGCLSGMEIPLLMNILKDRVNFRDLVSNVFTFDYIGALIASVLFPILLIPKLGVMGTSLFFGIINVTVGIFLSFYLSKQLKNPIILKIKSLVCFIILIGLFFYSNELLKYSENQLYSTNVIYKHSTPYQRIVLTEAKGEYQLFLNNNLQFNTKDEYRYHETLVHPAMSIAKSPKKVLVLGGGDGLAVREILKYSSVEKLVLVDLDEGMTKLFQTNELLRKHNANALNNSRVEVINRDAFLWVKEAKDKFDVMIIDFPDPSNYSLGKLYTNNFYKSLYPLMEPQCIVSVQTTSPYFAPKSYWCIYETIASVFPNNLAYHTYVPSFGEWGFNLFSPDMRVNFNRVNQRVPNLKYYNYNLQKMTDFPADMKAVDVEINRLDNQILVRYFDEEWSKI encoded by the coding sequence ATGGATAAAAAAAAGAATCTGCCCATATTTCTGCTGATATCTGTTTTCATAATTGCTACATGTGGCCTTATTTATGAGCTGGTTGCAGGTGCATTAGCTAGTTATTTGTTAGGAGATTCTGTAAAACAATTTTCATTTATTATTGGGACCTATCTTTTTGCGATGGGCGTGGGTTCATTTTTTGCTAAGTATATTGTTAAAAATCTTTTAGACCGATTTATAGATATCGAGTTGTTGATTGGAATAATTGGTGGAACTAGTTCTGTTATTTTATTTCTGTTATTTCAACAAGTTGAACACTTCCAGTTGATCTTATATCTTTTTGTTTTTTTAACAGGATGTCTTAGCGGAATGGAAATACCGCTGTTAATGAATATTTTAAAAGATCGTGTCAACTTTAGAGACTTGGTTTCTAATGTCTTCACTTTTGATTATATCGGTGCTCTTATTGCCTCTGTATTATTTCCAATATTACTCATTCCGAAACTTGGGGTAATGGGGACATCATTATTTTTTGGAATTATCAATGTTACTGTTGGCATATTTCTCTCTTTTTATTTGAGTAAACAACTTAAAAATCCAATTATTCTTAAAATAAAGTCACTTGTATGCTTTATTATTTTGATTGGTTTGTTTTTTTACTCAAATGAACTGTTAAAATATTCCGAGAATCAGCTATACAGTACCAATGTTATTTATAAACACTCTACACCATATCAACGTATTGTACTGACTGAGGCAAAAGGAGAATATCAGCTGTTCTTAAATAATAATCTACAATTCAATACAAAGGACGAATATCGATATCATGAAACGTTGGTCCATCCAGCGATGTCTATTGCTAAAAGTCCAAAGAAAGTACTTGTTTTAGGAGGGGGTGACGGGCTTGCAGTAAGAGAAATTTTAAAATATTCTTCTGTAGAAAAATTAGTGCTTGTTGATCTGGATGAGGGAATGACAAAATTGTTCCAGACAAATGAACTGTTGAGAAAGCATAATGCTAATGCATTGAACAATTCTCGTGTTGAGGTTATAAATAGGGATGCGTTTCTTTGGGTGAAAGAAGCAAAAGATAAATTTGATGTGATGATTATCGATTTTCCTGATCCATCTAATTATAGTTTGGGAAAACTCTATACAAACAATTTTTACAAAAGCCTATATCCACTTATGGAGCCGCAATGTATCGTTTCTGTTCAAACAACATCTCCATATTTTGCACCAAAATCTTATTGGTGCATTTATGAGACTATCGCATCTGTTTTTCCGAATAATTTGGCCTATCATACTTATGTTCCTTCTTTTGGCGAATGGGGATTTAACCTCTTCTCACCCGATATGAGAGTCAATTTTAATCGCGTAAACCAGCGTGTTCCAAATTTGAAGTATTATAATTATAATCTTCAGAAAATGACCGATTTTCCAGCTGATATGAAAGCTGTAGATGTGGAAATAAATCGTTTAGATAATCAGATTTTAGTACGGTATTTTGATGAGGAGTGGAGTAAAATATAA